The proteins below are encoded in one region of Misgurnus anguillicaudatus chromosome 24, ASM2758022v2, whole genome shotgun sequence:
- the LOC141361614 gene encoding P2X purinoceptor 7-like yields MFDVLDRISENAPPPGPLVSGQPAWCVCQRCREMPTFVEQKCCGQHPDYCISILPHMEAYILEEGVLRLARRIWNDIRALTDNPEPGQSNRQFRHAAYRQFVVWQYGALGQGHRVVIPSCCVWKIRDRYPDPLQQYRGFIPSRV; encoded by the coding sequence ATGTTTGATGTTCTGGATAGGATTTCAGAAAATGCTCCTCCACCAGGTCCTCTTGTCTCAGGGCAACCCGCTTGGTGTGTCTGCCAGCGGTGCAGAGAAATGCCTACATTCGTGGAACAAAAGTGCTGTGGACAACATCCTGATTATTGCATTTCCATACTACCACACATGGAAGCCTACATTTTGGAGGAGGGTGTTCTGCGCTTAGCTAGACGCATCTGGAATGACATTCGTGCATTGACTGATAATCCTGAACCAGGACAGAGTAATAGACAGTTCCGTCATGCAGCATACAGGCAATTTGTAGTGTGGCAGTATGGAGCACTAGGACAGGGTCACAGAGTCGTGATTCCAAGTTGCTGTGTCTGGAAGATACGCGACCGTTATCCTGATCCACTGCAACAGTACAGAGGTTTTATCCCTAGTAGAGTGTAA